In one Aquila chrysaetos chrysaetos chromosome 24, bAquChr1.4, whole genome shotgun sequence genomic region, the following are encoded:
- the TRIM32 gene encoding E3 ubiquitin-protein ligase TRIM32 isoform X2, whose translation MAVCLLPLEQMQESCWDLFPAVRDVRMEKPGLKLNGNQSGIKLNQNTRMRIGAPWNRCEYKTLHRLKLPWKTMAAAPHLNSDALREVLECPICMESFTEEHLRPKLLHCGHTICKQCLEKLLANSINGIRCPFCSKITRITSLAQLTDNLTVLKIIDTAGLGEVVGLLMCKVCGRRLPRHFCKSCSLVLCEPCKETSHMPQGHRVIAIKEAAEERRREFGTRLARLRELMGDLQKRKASLEGVSRDLQSRYKAVLQDYSKEERKIQEELARSRKFFTTSLSEVEKVNNQVMEEQAYLLNLAEVQIMSRCDYFLAKIKLGDIALLEEAADEEEPELTNSLPRELTLQEVELLKVSHVGPLQIGQVVKKPRTVNMEESLMESAASSSASFREPDLVQEEASCTPHSSPAKPRMPEAATSIQQCHFIKKMGSKGSLPGMFNLPVSLHVTLQGEVLVADRGNFRIQVFTRKGFLKEIRRSPSGIDSFVLSFLGADLPNLTPLSVTMNCHGLIGVTDSYDNSVKVYTMDGHCVACHRSQLSKPWGIAALPSGQFVVTDVEGGKLWCFTVDRGVGVVKYSCLCSAVRPKFVTCDAEGTIYFTQGLGLNLENRQYEHHLEGGFSIGSVGPDGQLGRQISHFFSENEDFRCIAGMCVDARGDLIVADSSRKEILHFPKGGGYNILIREGLTCPIGIAITPKGQLLVLDCWDHCIKIYSYHLRRYSTP comes from the exons ATGGCAGTTTGTCTTCTTCCGCTTGAGCAAATG CAAGAGAGCTGCTGGGATCTGTTCCCTGCTGTGAGGGATGTGAGGATGGAGAAACCTGGATTGAAGCTGAACGGCAACCAGAGTGGTATAAAACTGAACCAGAATACAAGAATGAG AATCGGAGCACCTTGGAATAGATGCGAGTACAAGACTTTGCACCGGCTAAAACTGCCTTGGAAAACCATGGCTGCTGCCCCTCATCTCAACTCGGATGCACTCCGAGAGGTCCTGGAGTGCCCCATTTGCATGGAGTCCTTCACTGAGGAGCACCTGAGACCCAAGCTCTTACACTGCGGGCACACCATCTGCAAACAATGCTTAGAGAAACTCCTAGCAAACAGCATTAATGGGATACGGTGCCCATTTTGCAGCAAAATCACGCGGATCACAAGCTTAGCTCAGCTGACTGACAATCTTACTGTGCTGAAGATCATAGACACCGCTGGACTGGGGGAAGTGGTGGGTCTTCTCATGTGCAAGGTCTGTGGGAGAAGGTTGCCAAGACACTTTTGCAAGAGCTGTAGCTTGGTGTTATGTGAGCCATGCAAGGAGACATCACACATGCCCCAAGGGCATAGAGTCATTGCTATCAAAGAGGCTGCTGAAGAGCGTAGGAGAGAATTTGGGACGAGGCTTGCCAGACTTCGGGAGCTTATGGGTgatctgcagaaaagaaaagcatctctgGAGGGTGTTTCGAGAGACCTGCAATCTAGATACAAAGCAGTTCTGCAGGATTACAGCAAAGAAGAGCGCAAGATCCAGGAAGAACTGGCCAGGTCACGCAAGTTTTTCACCACCTCTTTGTCTGAAGTGGAGAAGGTAAATAATCAGGTAATGGAGGAGCAAGCTTATCTGCTGAACTTAGCGGAAGTGCAGATAATGTCTCGCTGTGACTATTTCCTTGCCAAAATAAAGCTGGGAGATATAGCTCTCTTGGAGGAGGCAGCAGACGAGGAAGAACCAGAACTGACAAACAGTCTCCCAAGGGAGCTGACTCTTCAAGAGGTTGAACTCCTTAAGGTGAGCCACGTGGGACCACTGCAGATTGGGCAAGTGGTGAAGAAACCCCGGACCGTTAACATGGAGGAATCGCTCATGGAATCTGCAGCATCCTCATCGGCATCATTTAGGGAGCCTGACTTGGTGCAAGAAGAGGCCAGCTGCACACCGCATTCCTCACCAGCCAAGCCAAGGATGCCTGAAGCAGCCACAAGCATCCAGCAGTGTCACTTCATCAAGAAGATGGGCTCCAAGGGCAGCCTGCCAGGGATGTTTAATCTCCCCGTCAGCCTACATGTCACCCTGCAAGGTGAGGTGCTTGTGGCAGACCGAGGCAATTTCCGAATCCAGGTTTTTACCCGCAAGGGCTTTCTGAAGGAGATTCGCCGGAGCCCCAGTGGAATTGATAGTTTTGTATTGAGTTTCCTTGGAGCAGACTTGCCCAATTTGACTCCCCTTTCTGTCACCATGAACTGCCATGGCCTGATAGGTGTGACTGACAGCTATGATAACTCTGTCAAGGTCTACACCATGGATGGCCATTGCGTGGCGTGTCACCGGAGCCAGCTAAGCAAACCCTGGGGCATCGCTGCCCTGCCTTCTGGGCAGTTTGTAGTGACTGACGTGGAAGGAGGGAAACTCTGGTGTTTCACAGTGGACCGTGGCGTGGGGGTAGTGAAGTACAGTTGCTTATGTAGCGCAGTGCGCCCAAAGTTCGTCACCTGCGATGCTGAAGGGACCATATACTTTACTCAAGGGCTGGGGCTTAACCTGGAAAACCGGCAGTATGAACACCATTTAGAAGGCGGCTTTTCAATTGGCTCCGTTGGCCCAGATGGGCAGCTGGGACGCCAGATTAGCCACTTCTTCTCCGAGAATGAGGATTTCAGGTGCATTGCTGGGATGTGTGTCGATGCCAGGGGAGACCTCATTGTTGCTGACAGCAGCCGTAAAGAAATCCTGCATTTTCCTAAAGGAGGTGGCTATAATATCTTAATCCGGGAAGGACTCACCTGTCCCATCGGTATCGCCATTACTCCCAAAGggcagctgctggtgctggacTGTTGGGATCATTGCATTAAGATCTACAGTTACCATCTGAGAAGATATTCCACCCCTTAA
- the TRIM32 gene encoding E3 ubiquitin-protein ligase TRIM32 isoform X3, with product MEKPGLKLNGNQSGIKLNQNTRMRIGAPWNRCEYKTLHRLKLPWKTMAAAPHLNSDALREVLECPICMESFTEEHLRPKLLHCGHTICKQCLEKLLANSINGIRCPFCSKITRITSLAQLTDNLTVLKIIDTAGLGEVVGLLMCKVCGRRLPRHFCKSCSLVLCEPCKETSHMPQGHRVIAIKEAAEERRREFGTRLARLRELMGDLQKRKASLEGVSRDLQSRYKAVLQDYSKEERKIQEELARSRKFFTTSLSEVEKVNNQVMEEQAYLLNLAEVQIMSRCDYFLAKIKLGDIALLEEAADEEEPELTNSLPRELTLQEVELLKVSHVGPLQIGQVVKKPRTVNMEESLMESAASSSASFREPDLVQEEASCTPHSSPAKPRMPEAATSIQQCHFIKKMGSKGSLPGMFNLPVSLHVTLQGEVLVADRGNFRIQVFTRKGFLKEIRRSPSGIDSFVLSFLGADLPNLTPLSVTMNCHGLIGVTDSYDNSVKVYTMDGHCVACHRSQLSKPWGIAALPSGQFVVTDVEGGKLWCFTVDRGVGVVKYSCLCSAVRPKFVTCDAEGTIYFTQGLGLNLENRQYEHHLEGGFSIGSVGPDGQLGRQISHFFSENEDFRCIAGMCVDARGDLIVADSSRKEILHFPKGGGYNILIREGLTCPIGIAITPKGQLLVLDCWDHCIKIYSYHLRRYSTP from the exons ATGGAGAAACCTGGATTGAAGCTGAACGGCAACCAGAGTGGTATAAAACTGAACCAGAATACAAGAATGAG AATCGGAGCACCTTGGAATAGATGCGAGTACAAGACTTTGCACCGGCTAAAACTGCCTTGGAAAACCATGGCTGCTGCCCCTCATCTCAACTCGGATGCACTCCGAGAGGTCCTGGAGTGCCCCATTTGCATGGAGTCCTTCACTGAGGAGCACCTGAGACCCAAGCTCTTACACTGCGGGCACACCATCTGCAAACAATGCTTAGAGAAACTCCTAGCAAACAGCATTAATGGGATACGGTGCCCATTTTGCAGCAAAATCACGCGGATCACAAGCTTAGCTCAGCTGACTGACAATCTTACTGTGCTGAAGATCATAGACACCGCTGGACTGGGGGAAGTGGTGGGTCTTCTCATGTGCAAGGTCTGTGGGAGAAGGTTGCCAAGACACTTTTGCAAGAGCTGTAGCTTGGTGTTATGTGAGCCATGCAAGGAGACATCACACATGCCCCAAGGGCATAGAGTCATTGCTATCAAAGAGGCTGCTGAAGAGCGTAGGAGAGAATTTGGGACGAGGCTTGCCAGACTTCGGGAGCTTATGGGTgatctgcagaaaagaaaagcatctctgGAGGGTGTTTCGAGAGACCTGCAATCTAGATACAAAGCAGTTCTGCAGGATTACAGCAAAGAAGAGCGCAAGATCCAGGAAGAACTGGCCAGGTCACGCAAGTTTTTCACCACCTCTTTGTCTGAAGTGGAGAAGGTAAATAATCAGGTAATGGAGGAGCAAGCTTATCTGCTGAACTTAGCGGAAGTGCAGATAATGTCTCGCTGTGACTATTTCCTTGCCAAAATAAAGCTGGGAGATATAGCTCTCTTGGAGGAGGCAGCAGACGAGGAAGAACCAGAACTGACAAACAGTCTCCCAAGGGAGCTGACTCTTCAAGAGGTTGAACTCCTTAAGGTGAGCCACGTGGGACCACTGCAGATTGGGCAAGTGGTGAAGAAACCCCGGACCGTTAACATGGAGGAATCGCTCATGGAATCTGCAGCATCCTCATCGGCATCATTTAGGGAGCCTGACTTGGTGCAAGAAGAGGCCAGCTGCACACCGCATTCCTCACCAGCCAAGCCAAGGATGCCTGAAGCAGCCACAAGCATCCAGCAGTGTCACTTCATCAAGAAGATGGGCTCCAAGGGCAGCCTGCCAGGGATGTTTAATCTCCCCGTCAGCCTACATGTCACCCTGCAAGGTGAGGTGCTTGTGGCAGACCGAGGCAATTTCCGAATCCAGGTTTTTACCCGCAAGGGCTTTCTGAAGGAGATTCGCCGGAGCCCCAGTGGAATTGATAGTTTTGTATTGAGTTTCCTTGGAGCAGACTTGCCCAATTTGACTCCCCTTTCTGTCACCATGAACTGCCATGGCCTGATAGGTGTGACTGACAGCTATGATAACTCTGTCAAGGTCTACACCATGGATGGCCATTGCGTGGCGTGTCACCGGAGCCAGCTAAGCAAACCCTGGGGCATCGCTGCCCTGCCTTCTGGGCAGTTTGTAGTGACTGACGTGGAAGGAGGGAAACTCTGGTGTTTCACAGTGGACCGTGGCGTGGGGGTAGTGAAGTACAGTTGCTTATGTAGCGCAGTGCGCCCAAAGTTCGTCACCTGCGATGCTGAAGGGACCATATACTTTACTCAAGGGCTGGGGCTTAACCTGGAAAACCGGCAGTATGAACACCATTTAGAAGGCGGCTTTTCAATTGGCTCCGTTGGCCCAGATGGGCAGCTGGGACGCCAGATTAGCCACTTCTTCTCCGAGAATGAGGATTTCAGGTGCATTGCTGGGATGTGTGTCGATGCCAGGGGAGACCTCATTGTTGCTGACAGCAGCCGTAAAGAAATCCTGCATTTTCCTAAAGGAGGTGGCTATAATATCTTAATCCGGGAAGGACTCACCTGTCCCATCGGTATCGCCATTACTCCCAAAGggcagctgctggtgctggacTGTTGGGATCATTGCATTAAGATCTACAGTTACCATCTGAGAAGATATTCCACCCCTTAA
- the TRIM32 gene encoding E3 ubiquitin-protein ligase TRIM32 isoform X1, whose translation MLGLISLDFRKLCKLGGLAAGDGHHEEMIQSSISIGLPYCCHYTSFSSTYKFCKIGAPWNRCEYKTLHRLKLPWKTMAAAPHLNSDALREVLECPICMESFTEEHLRPKLLHCGHTICKQCLEKLLANSINGIRCPFCSKITRITSLAQLTDNLTVLKIIDTAGLGEVVGLLMCKVCGRRLPRHFCKSCSLVLCEPCKETSHMPQGHRVIAIKEAAEERRREFGTRLARLRELMGDLQKRKASLEGVSRDLQSRYKAVLQDYSKEERKIQEELARSRKFFTTSLSEVEKVNNQVMEEQAYLLNLAEVQIMSRCDYFLAKIKLGDIALLEEAADEEEPELTNSLPRELTLQEVELLKVSHVGPLQIGQVVKKPRTVNMEESLMESAASSSASFREPDLVQEEASCTPHSSPAKPRMPEAATSIQQCHFIKKMGSKGSLPGMFNLPVSLHVTLQGEVLVADRGNFRIQVFTRKGFLKEIRRSPSGIDSFVLSFLGADLPNLTPLSVTMNCHGLIGVTDSYDNSVKVYTMDGHCVACHRSQLSKPWGIAALPSGQFVVTDVEGGKLWCFTVDRGVGVVKYSCLCSAVRPKFVTCDAEGTIYFTQGLGLNLENRQYEHHLEGGFSIGSVGPDGQLGRQISHFFSENEDFRCIAGMCVDARGDLIVADSSRKEILHFPKGGGYNILIREGLTCPIGIAITPKGQLLVLDCWDHCIKIYSYHLRRYSTP comes from the exons ATGCTTGGTTTAATCTCCCTGGATTTCAGAAAATTATGTAAACTCGGAGGCTTGGCAGCGGGAGATGGGCACCACGAGGAGATGATTCAGTCATCAATATCTATTGGGCTTCCTTATTGCTGCCATTACACTTCTTTCAGTTCTACTTATAAATTTTGCAA AATCGGAGCACCTTGGAATAGATGCGAGTACAAGACTTTGCACCGGCTAAAACTGCCTTGGAAAACCATGGCTGCTGCCCCTCATCTCAACTCGGATGCACTCCGAGAGGTCCTGGAGTGCCCCATTTGCATGGAGTCCTTCACTGAGGAGCACCTGAGACCCAAGCTCTTACACTGCGGGCACACCATCTGCAAACAATGCTTAGAGAAACTCCTAGCAAACAGCATTAATGGGATACGGTGCCCATTTTGCAGCAAAATCACGCGGATCACAAGCTTAGCTCAGCTGACTGACAATCTTACTGTGCTGAAGATCATAGACACCGCTGGACTGGGGGAAGTGGTGGGTCTTCTCATGTGCAAGGTCTGTGGGAGAAGGTTGCCAAGACACTTTTGCAAGAGCTGTAGCTTGGTGTTATGTGAGCCATGCAAGGAGACATCACACATGCCCCAAGGGCATAGAGTCATTGCTATCAAAGAGGCTGCTGAAGAGCGTAGGAGAGAATTTGGGACGAGGCTTGCCAGACTTCGGGAGCTTATGGGTgatctgcagaaaagaaaagcatctctgGAGGGTGTTTCGAGAGACCTGCAATCTAGATACAAAGCAGTTCTGCAGGATTACAGCAAAGAAGAGCGCAAGATCCAGGAAGAACTGGCCAGGTCACGCAAGTTTTTCACCACCTCTTTGTCTGAAGTGGAGAAGGTAAATAATCAGGTAATGGAGGAGCAAGCTTATCTGCTGAACTTAGCGGAAGTGCAGATAATGTCTCGCTGTGACTATTTCCTTGCCAAAATAAAGCTGGGAGATATAGCTCTCTTGGAGGAGGCAGCAGACGAGGAAGAACCAGAACTGACAAACAGTCTCCCAAGGGAGCTGACTCTTCAAGAGGTTGAACTCCTTAAGGTGAGCCACGTGGGACCACTGCAGATTGGGCAAGTGGTGAAGAAACCCCGGACCGTTAACATGGAGGAATCGCTCATGGAATCTGCAGCATCCTCATCGGCATCATTTAGGGAGCCTGACTTGGTGCAAGAAGAGGCCAGCTGCACACCGCATTCCTCACCAGCCAAGCCAAGGATGCCTGAAGCAGCCACAAGCATCCAGCAGTGTCACTTCATCAAGAAGATGGGCTCCAAGGGCAGCCTGCCAGGGATGTTTAATCTCCCCGTCAGCCTACATGTCACCCTGCAAGGTGAGGTGCTTGTGGCAGACCGAGGCAATTTCCGAATCCAGGTTTTTACCCGCAAGGGCTTTCTGAAGGAGATTCGCCGGAGCCCCAGTGGAATTGATAGTTTTGTATTGAGTTTCCTTGGAGCAGACTTGCCCAATTTGACTCCCCTTTCTGTCACCATGAACTGCCATGGCCTGATAGGTGTGACTGACAGCTATGATAACTCTGTCAAGGTCTACACCATGGATGGCCATTGCGTGGCGTGTCACCGGAGCCAGCTAAGCAAACCCTGGGGCATCGCTGCCCTGCCTTCTGGGCAGTTTGTAGTGACTGACGTGGAAGGAGGGAAACTCTGGTGTTTCACAGTGGACCGTGGCGTGGGGGTAGTGAAGTACAGTTGCTTATGTAGCGCAGTGCGCCCAAAGTTCGTCACCTGCGATGCTGAAGGGACCATATACTTTACTCAAGGGCTGGGGCTTAACCTGGAAAACCGGCAGTATGAACACCATTTAGAAGGCGGCTTTTCAATTGGCTCCGTTGGCCCAGATGGGCAGCTGGGACGCCAGATTAGCCACTTCTTCTCCGAGAATGAGGATTTCAGGTGCATTGCTGGGATGTGTGTCGATGCCAGGGGAGACCTCATTGTTGCTGACAGCAGCCGTAAAGAAATCCTGCATTTTCCTAAAGGAGGTGGCTATAATATCTTAATCCGGGAAGGACTCACCTGTCCCATCGGTATCGCCATTACTCCCAAAGggcagctgctggtgctggacTGTTGGGATCATTGCATTAAGATCTACAGTTACCATCTGAGAAGATATTCCACCCCTTAA
- the TRIM32 gene encoding E3 ubiquitin-protein ligase TRIM32 isoform X4 — protein sequence MAAAPHLNSDALREVLECPICMESFTEEHLRPKLLHCGHTICKQCLEKLLANSINGIRCPFCSKITRITSLAQLTDNLTVLKIIDTAGLGEVVGLLMCKVCGRRLPRHFCKSCSLVLCEPCKETSHMPQGHRVIAIKEAAEERRREFGTRLARLRELMGDLQKRKASLEGVSRDLQSRYKAVLQDYSKEERKIQEELARSRKFFTTSLSEVEKVNNQVMEEQAYLLNLAEVQIMSRCDYFLAKIKLGDIALLEEAADEEEPELTNSLPRELTLQEVELLKVSHVGPLQIGQVVKKPRTVNMEESLMESAASSSASFREPDLVQEEASCTPHSSPAKPRMPEAATSIQQCHFIKKMGSKGSLPGMFNLPVSLHVTLQGEVLVADRGNFRIQVFTRKGFLKEIRRSPSGIDSFVLSFLGADLPNLTPLSVTMNCHGLIGVTDSYDNSVKVYTMDGHCVACHRSQLSKPWGIAALPSGQFVVTDVEGGKLWCFTVDRGVGVVKYSCLCSAVRPKFVTCDAEGTIYFTQGLGLNLENRQYEHHLEGGFSIGSVGPDGQLGRQISHFFSENEDFRCIAGMCVDARGDLIVADSSRKEILHFPKGGGYNILIREGLTCPIGIAITPKGQLLVLDCWDHCIKIYSYHLRRYSTP from the coding sequence ATGGCTGCTGCCCCTCATCTCAACTCGGATGCACTCCGAGAGGTCCTGGAGTGCCCCATTTGCATGGAGTCCTTCACTGAGGAGCACCTGAGACCCAAGCTCTTACACTGCGGGCACACCATCTGCAAACAATGCTTAGAGAAACTCCTAGCAAACAGCATTAATGGGATACGGTGCCCATTTTGCAGCAAAATCACGCGGATCACAAGCTTAGCTCAGCTGACTGACAATCTTACTGTGCTGAAGATCATAGACACCGCTGGACTGGGGGAAGTGGTGGGTCTTCTCATGTGCAAGGTCTGTGGGAGAAGGTTGCCAAGACACTTTTGCAAGAGCTGTAGCTTGGTGTTATGTGAGCCATGCAAGGAGACATCACACATGCCCCAAGGGCATAGAGTCATTGCTATCAAAGAGGCTGCTGAAGAGCGTAGGAGAGAATTTGGGACGAGGCTTGCCAGACTTCGGGAGCTTATGGGTgatctgcagaaaagaaaagcatctctgGAGGGTGTTTCGAGAGACCTGCAATCTAGATACAAAGCAGTTCTGCAGGATTACAGCAAAGAAGAGCGCAAGATCCAGGAAGAACTGGCCAGGTCACGCAAGTTTTTCACCACCTCTTTGTCTGAAGTGGAGAAGGTAAATAATCAGGTAATGGAGGAGCAAGCTTATCTGCTGAACTTAGCGGAAGTGCAGATAATGTCTCGCTGTGACTATTTCCTTGCCAAAATAAAGCTGGGAGATATAGCTCTCTTGGAGGAGGCAGCAGACGAGGAAGAACCAGAACTGACAAACAGTCTCCCAAGGGAGCTGACTCTTCAAGAGGTTGAACTCCTTAAGGTGAGCCACGTGGGACCACTGCAGATTGGGCAAGTGGTGAAGAAACCCCGGACCGTTAACATGGAGGAATCGCTCATGGAATCTGCAGCATCCTCATCGGCATCATTTAGGGAGCCTGACTTGGTGCAAGAAGAGGCCAGCTGCACACCGCATTCCTCACCAGCCAAGCCAAGGATGCCTGAAGCAGCCACAAGCATCCAGCAGTGTCACTTCATCAAGAAGATGGGCTCCAAGGGCAGCCTGCCAGGGATGTTTAATCTCCCCGTCAGCCTACATGTCACCCTGCAAGGTGAGGTGCTTGTGGCAGACCGAGGCAATTTCCGAATCCAGGTTTTTACCCGCAAGGGCTTTCTGAAGGAGATTCGCCGGAGCCCCAGTGGAATTGATAGTTTTGTATTGAGTTTCCTTGGAGCAGACTTGCCCAATTTGACTCCCCTTTCTGTCACCATGAACTGCCATGGCCTGATAGGTGTGACTGACAGCTATGATAACTCTGTCAAGGTCTACACCATGGATGGCCATTGCGTGGCGTGTCACCGGAGCCAGCTAAGCAAACCCTGGGGCATCGCTGCCCTGCCTTCTGGGCAGTTTGTAGTGACTGACGTGGAAGGAGGGAAACTCTGGTGTTTCACAGTGGACCGTGGCGTGGGGGTAGTGAAGTACAGTTGCTTATGTAGCGCAGTGCGCCCAAAGTTCGTCACCTGCGATGCTGAAGGGACCATATACTTTACTCAAGGGCTGGGGCTTAACCTGGAAAACCGGCAGTATGAACACCATTTAGAAGGCGGCTTTTCAATTGGCTCCGTTGGCCCAGATGGGCAGCTGGGACGCCAGATTAGCCACTTCTTCTCCGAGAATGAGGATTTCAGGTGCATTGCTGGGATGTGTGTCGATGCCAGGGGAGACCTCATTGTTGCTGACAGCAGCCGTAAAGAAATCCTGCATTTTCCTAAAGGAGGTGGCTATAATATCTTAATCCGGGAAGGACTCACCTGTCCCATCGGTATCGCCATTACTCCCAAAGggcagctgctggtgctggacTGTTGGGATCATTGCATTAAGATCTACAGTTACCATCTGAGAAGATATTCCACCCCTTAA